CGACACGACATCCACATACAAAGGATTTCAGATCGACTACGAGGGTATGTTTCATCAAAAACGTTGTTAACTTTCTAAACATACTAAATAAACAGCaatctacatttacatgtaggctTCTAGGGACGGAGTAACAATAGGGTATGGTGTAATGGTCTTCCAAGATACACATTTTGCCATGCTAAGCTGATATAATTTCAACCGCTTAGTTGTAACTGAAACACTAGTATTATTCCGTTAAATATACAATTCTAAAGGAGCATCGCTGAGGTTGTTATTTTATCATCTATTCACAGCGTTTGATATCTCGTTGCGGTCCTGTGACGACCCGGGCACCCCAAGCTACTCCTCTCGGGTCGTGGAAGGCTTTTCTGCAGGTGACAAAATCACCTACACCTGTAACCCTGGTTACACCATGCACGGCAGCGCCACTATCACCTGTCTCACTGGCAACAGCAGGGTCTGGGACGCTGCGCCGCCTACttgtacaggtacaggacaTCATCGCCAAACGTGTTGGCTTATGTTCCGTTGATTCAAGAAGAGTATCAACTATCTCAGTGATGAAAAGCCATGTGACGTCTActgacatatacatatactcTTCACCGTGAAAAACTTCTAGAGATATCTCCAATAGATCAGTACCCCTCAGTATAACGATCTCTTGTATATCTAAACTAATTGTGTGGGTTGGGGGTTCTACTGCACTGGAGATCTCTCAAACACACTGTTTCTCAAAGTGACACCATGAACTGTTGCTGGAAGTTATTTCTTAATAAAAACCGGTACCTACTGTACCTATATAGTCACACTACTGTCCACAAACTTGTTGTGCCTGTATTACTCCATTAATGACATATTCCCAGCCTTTCAGCTTTCAATGTGCTTTCCTTTTCCATCCGATTACGTCTCATGTTACGCTATTTGGCAGCTGAATGCGGTTCCGACTGGACAGCGCCAACAGGAGCCGTACTGTCTCCGAACTACCCCGGTACGTACGGCTATAACCGCAACTGTATCTACACTATCAGTGTCCAGCCTGGCCAGGGGATCAGGCTCACCGTCAGGGACTTCAGAACTGAAGTCAGCGACGATTACTTACAGGTGAGGAAGATCTTTTTAAACTCATTTAATACATCAACGAGGAGGTGTCATTTTCGTCCATATGATTTGACCACATTCAAGATAGCGATTGAGCGACTATATatcacattttttgtcaaatgtagatttagacgtTGGTGTGGAAAGCAGCACCCatataactgagaaagagaagaccGTTTAATAGATAGGATTGATGAAGACTTGCATTACATGTGtaatgagaaaatactataattccATTGTATAGATTGAATAGTTATGACATTTGGAAGTTACGTaaaggtgaacatcgttgaatatAGTTAATGCAAACAAGAACCTTATTTGGGTAATTATGATAGACACACATAAAACATCAGTCGTTCAGGTTAAAAATCAGTTGGCGAacgtatggggtcgtggaacatCAGTTTCTATCCAAAGTGTATTCCTTTGACACAGATTCGTGACGGCATCCATTCAACGGCGACGCTGATTGGCCAGTACAGTGGATCCCAGCTTCTCACTGGTGACGTCATCGAGAGTACGTCCCACCAGCTGTACTTCAAGTTCTGGGCCGATTCTTCATCAGCGTACTCAGGGTTTCACATCGACTACGCGGGTATGTTTCACTCAATAAACTTCAGCAAAATGAAAACTGATCTTGATCGATAATGCTACCACCAGGGAAACCTTAATTAGAAACCGGGGGACAAGATATGGCGGTGTGTCCTTTCCCGTAACCTCTCTAATTGTCCATAGAGTACAGTGATTGCCTTTGAATTCACCAGATTAACACGGCCACGGATCTGATGCATGTTATAACGTTAAGCTTTGCTAGTGACAGAAACATGTTCCTGCTAAACGTATCATTTTATGAAATCACTATCGAAATTGTCGTTCTATGTTATTTACTTTTGTATAATTCTCTCACAGCATTTGATATCAACTTGCGGTCCTGTGACGACCCGGGTACCCCCAGCTACTCCAGCAGAGTTGTGACAGGCTTGTCTGCAGGCGACACCATCACCTACACCTGTAACCCTGGTTACACCATGCACGGCAGCGCCACTATCACCTGTCTGACTGGAAATGACAGGGTGTGGAGCGCAGCGCCACCTACTTGTACAGGTACTGCTTCTAAGTCGAGACACTGGTATGGAAGTGATGGCGACGCTATAGTCATTCCAGTGaggttatgttatgttttcaaTTGCAAAAATGGGGCCCCAACGGGTAGGTTACGAACTGCTTTTCCCACTTTCGTGTCCCCATGGGACGCCCTGGAGCTACCGAGCTATTTTTCGGTACAGCCGGGCCCCGGATTCTTTCACATCGGGGTTAAAATTAACCCGCGGAGCACTGTGACAAATAGACACTGTAACCTGATCGTGCAACACCAATAGGTATCCTTACTGTATCCAGCAGTCCACCTGGACACATTTGTGGCTTCAGGCCGTGCCGGGGCTACACCCCCAACGGGTCCCGGCGCAATTGTGATTGTAGCATAACTGGCAGCGCTGTCCGATGATGAGTATACCTTCAGTATATCATTACATGTAGAGAAAGTGAGCTGGGAGCACTTGACGACATTGATCGCAGCCAGATAttgaacatacattttgtatgtatatctaTAGGTGTTAGAACAATTACTCTTCACATTGCAGCTGAATGTGGTTCAGCCTGGACAGCGCCAACAGGAGCCGTGCTGTCCCCGAACTACCCCGGTACGTACGGTTATAACCGCAACTGTATCTACACTATCAGTGTCCAGCCTGGCCAGGGGATCAGGCTCACCGTCAGGGACTTCAGAACTGAAGCCAGCGACGATTATTTACAGGTACGCATATATGTTTCCTTGAGATTTTATCAACGTGCGTGACGTACTCAACGCCACTTTCCTAGCTACAAGCTCAATGGCAACCCTTAAAAGACGTCTCGACACTTACCGTCCTTTGCAGATTCGTGACGGTATGGATTCATCAGCGACGCTGATTGGCCAGTACAGCGGATCCCAACTGTCCATCAATCAGGTCATCGAGAGCACGTCTCACCAGCTCTGGTTCAAGTTCTGGGCTGATTCGTCATCAGCGTACTCAGGGTTTCACATCGACTACGCaggtaaatgttacatttcaCTTGATACTTACGccaaaaaaagcagttactcaagcaactgaatatgattcgTCATCAGTGAAACGTTCAGACAGTATCATTCGTCATCCGATGTCTTTCGTCAGATAAtgaaaacgtctgaccgttccgaaatccagttccttgagtaactgctttttggcgtatcttatcaccaTCACCTGGAtacctaaccttcatcgacgtacttGATACTTATATGTAGAATGTCTTTATTGCTGAAATAATCTAACAATGTCCCTGTGAACATTATAAACGGTTACCCTTTGTTCTAAGTTATGATAATCTTATATTGCTTGAACAGCTTTTGACATCACATTGAGAGACTGTGACGACCCGGGTACCCCCAGCTATTCTTCCCGAGTCGTGGAAGGCTTGTCTGCAGGCGACACCATCACCTACACGTGTAACCCTGGTTACACCATGCACGACAGCGCCACTATCACCTGTCTCACCGGGGACAGCAGGGTGTGGAGCGCAGCGCCGCCAACTTGCACAGGTACTAACGTTACAGGATATGGGTTAGGTGCTATAGCTATTCCACTGAGGCTACTGTTGGAATTTTTAGCGATACTGATGATACCGATTGTCCTTTCAAAAAATGTCGGCCAGATTctaaaattgttgttttgtatcCAAAGCCGAGTGTGGGGGTGATTGGACAGGGCCTAGCGGTGCTGTGCTGTCACCTAACTACCCCCGCTCCTACGGCTACAACCAGAACTGTTACTACACCGTCACCGTGAGCGCAGGAGAGTACATACAGCTCACGGTCAGGTCATTCAGGACGGAGGCTTCAGATGACTATCTAGAGGTTTGTTTCATCACATTCATAGTTTGATTCAGAATACAGTCATCAAAAGATATACCATCATTCAAAACGGTATTCATCAGTGAAAATCTATTCTTGTAGCTAGTATCTATTCTTGTAGTTTTACTTTTATTGCCTTTTGCCCTGTTAGGTCAGGAATGGCCTGGACTCGAGCGGAACGCTGATTGGTCGCTACAGCGGAACGGACTTGTCGGTAGGGGATGTCCTGAAGAGCACGTCTTACCAACTGTACTTCAAGTTTCACTCAGACTCATCCTCCAACTATCAAGGCTTCCACATAGATTACCAAGGTACGAAACACGCAGAGGATATTAGCTAGACATCACAAGCACGATCTGTGACGTTTTATTCGATGATTCGATCCACTTTGGTCATGAATCATCCATTGacgaaaaaaatacattttagtgACTTAGGTCCAAATCTCCTCAAATTTCAATCCAGTTGCATTCATATCATGATTAAAGGATGGATTATGTGCTAGTGTAAGGCTGTTCGAGAACAAACAGACACgactttatcattttgacaaCAGCTGATATTAAAGCATAACATATTTTTAACTCCTAATCATGCTGTGTATTCACAGTTGATATTCCATTATTTCATTTCCAGCTGTTGACATTGGGCTCCTCCAGTGTGAAGACCCCGGGACGCCGACGTACGCCTCCCGACCAGTAGTCGCCACCTTCTCCGCCGGACAGGCCATCACCTACACCTGTGACCCTGGTTACACCATGCACGGCACTCCCACCATCACCTGTCTCACCGGGGACGACAGGGTATGGAGCGATGCACCACCGACATGCACGGGTAAGAGTAAAGTAATTACCTATTTGAGTAGCTAGGGCAGCACTATCAAATACTCTCCTAGAAGCTTATAATAAAATTAGCAGCAGTCCAAGTTGGTAATACAGGTTTCTAGATTAACAGGTGTTATACTCAACCACGGGTGTCCTACAGCTGTCCAATATTTAAAGTAGCATAGGTGTCATCTTCTATACAAGTTGCACAGACACAAGGTTAACAGAAATGGTCCCAGCTTTTTAGTTTGCTGTGATGCCAAAAGGCCCATATGTCCGTATCTCTTCTGTACATGAATNNNNNNNNNNNNNNNNNNNNNNNNNNNNNNNNNNNNNNNNNNNNNNNNNNNNNNNNNNNNNNNNNNNNNNNNNNNNNNNNNNNNNNNNNNNNNNNNNNNNGAGCGggagatgtgtgtgtgtgtgtgtgtctgtgtgtgtgtgtgtgtgtctgtgtctgtgtctgtgtgtgtgtgtgtgtgtgtgtgtgtgtgtctgtgtgtgtgtgtgtgtgtctgtgtgtctgtgtgtgtgtgtgtgtgtgtgtctgtgcctgtgtgtgtgtgtgtgtgtctgtgtgtgtgtgtgtctgtcttgtctgtctgtttgtgtttccggatttttagtcagcataactcaagaacctctggatggatttcGATGATATATGGTATGTGTTGGTAGGTGTTGATAAAACAAAGTTCAAGGTCGATTTGGGgccacctggtatgtgaccttggtacttcaattcagcatttttttgtgtcttttgacctggacatgctatgatctTGATTTTTGGGTGGCAGATCTGAATATGATACCACCGAGATGCTAATTTCAGTCTTACTGTATTATTTCATTGACCTATAGATTTGCTATATTTGCTTGAAATGACGTTAAGCGTCttaagagttttcttttcatgGCTCCTAGGTAAAAGTGATTGTAGTGATGCGGAACCCCAAAGACGTGGTGGTCTCCTTTTACCACTTTCTAAAGACCACGGAAAAGGAGTTCGGCAGTATTGGTCTGAAAAGTCTGGAATCTTGGGACGCATATGCAGCCGACTTTCTGGAAGGAAAATGTAAGTCAATAAAAGGAAACCCAATCTGATTTAAACAAGCAAAATTCGGGATTCCAAGCTAATGTCAAGTATTGACTACAATTGCCCATATTCTTTataccccatttccactagaacggcgctctcgccgcgctctctctgggacctcaaatttgacatatctctcaacgaattgtatagaaaagaaacaaatctttttatactttgtgtgttttgctgtcttctcagtcacgcgtatacattttgtatgatatacccagtgtgaaagcgaaggttacgcATATCCTGTTttggtcgcagtgagagcgcagcgcgatcgccgtctagtggaaagggggccttaccatATGTGTATAAAATCAGCAAGTCTCTTTTTGGATAAAAATATCACATACTGATGAAATCAAAATCGCTGAATGGTATTCAcaagcatgtaccatttctcTCACTTGAAGGTCTGTATGGAGACTTCTACGACCACGCCCTCGGTTGGTGGCGGATGAAGAATGACCGGCACTTCCTCTTCCTCACGTATGAAGATATGAAGAAGGTTAGACCTGAAAATATCCAGCGATGacaatttgtttttcaaacaaagAGTCGGACTTAGGCCAGACATACTAATGGAGATCTAGATAAAACAAACGAGCAAACAAAATACCTTTTAATGCAAAACAAATTCACAGGTTTCACACAAGCAATATTGTCATTCATGTGCAGTATGATAACCATTAAAGATATTTTATCTTTGTCATACTTTTTTGGAATTCGGCTGTTTGCTTCATTGTTCACGTTCAAGTTTGAAATTATGTGTCAAAAGATACAGCAATTGAAactattctgaaaaaaaaacattgctacATTGGGATATCAACGAAACAGACTCTAgaggcacacaaagttttaggAAGTGAACAAAGTCAGATGCAAGATTTCATTCCAGCCCTCTGCTTCCGTGATTCCCTCTTACAACAAAATTGTACATACAAATATCCGATATTGGTGTGGCACAAAGCAATTTGAAATTTTCGTAATCAAATGCATTTAATGCATTCGTTGTTCTCATAGGACCTGCGCAGTATGGTCGGTGATGTCGCAGCCTTCTTGGAAACTAGCTTAGACCAAGCCACTGTGGACAGCATTGTCGAGTCGTGCACCTTCAACACGTTGAAGGCAGCTTGGGGCAGTTCAGATAATGCTATGAAAAAGCACATCTGCAGAAAAGGTGCGTTCCTGACTTAAATTGAGTAACatacatttcttcttcttctccgaGTTGACTTTAGAGGAGTGACAATGGAAGCTACCGAGGTCTTCCTCTCCCTAGCATATCCAAAGTCCAATACAGCTGTGAGAAATCCCATTTTCAGTTGGGTGTTTTCATGAACAATGAAGGTTGTATTGCTTTTCATTGCAGGTGTCATTGGTGACTGGAAAACCATGTTCACGCCGGAGCAAAATGAAGCTTATGATGCTAAACACAAGCTGAGGCTGGAGGGGACTGGTCTGGAGTTTGATTTTGAGTAGTACTATTATGTAACCTGTGTGTAAAGGTGGCGgaaaacttgtttttttacgTAGAAAGAATTTTACGCAGATTTCTATCTCAGAATTCTATAATTTTTTACGCAGaattctatttctatttttttccgTTTACAGGCAAAAAGAAGACTGTTCTCCTCTCATAGCACGCACTGAAGTTGGATCTTAAATGAATATTCATAACTAACGAGCTAAGATTTAGAGTTAACGTTTTGATCAATACGTTATCGTATGCCAAAATGTTATTCATTGTTAAGTAGTCGTAGTCTTTTTCCTGTTTATCCCACAGCTAAGAATTGGTATTCGTATGAAATACGTTCAGTCTATATATGGACCAAGAGAGATACTCAAGAAGTTATAAATGGTTATCAGAATATGCTACATGCAGGTACATGTGGGCCATAGGATCAGTTGAGTCTGAAATTCATGACTTGCCTAAGAACAGTATGTGCCTATCAGCCATTGGGGTAGGGAGGTGGTTTGGACGGGACAATAGAAATATAAAGTATATGGTtcaattctttaaaaaatggtcTAATTCTAGTTCACGAGGTCGTCTTTAGTACCAGGTCTCTTATCTTTTATTCATGACTCGTTTACTTAGTAGGAATAGCAATGGTTGCTAACCCTGTCATACGCGACACTCTGCTACGTAGACATTCCAGACAATACGGGTTGAAGTGCTTATGATATATCGCTATAAACGCAAAGGACTAACAGACAGCAGTCTTGTTTCCGTTAATTACACTAGTCACTACCTACAGGTCGTTCACcgtcgtgacgtcatctaacgcGGTTGTGGGCACAAGCAAGTTACTTAGTCATGAGACCAGCTATTTGGATCATTGATATGTAGGAAAGTCAACTTATGAAGAAACTCAAGACAGAACTGTTCAGTCTTATTTGCCTGGTATAAATAGAATAATGCGATGAGAGACATGCACATGGTGTTCTCTTTCACCTGGCACCTGTAGTGTAAAGCACATTGTTACTACTTGTCTGTGACGATGCATAAATTCCCTGGCGCTCTAACGATGATGCGTAGGCACATCGCAGTACATCTCATATTCTAGACACGGCGTTGCGAAAAGACTATACTACAGATTTGGAGTGGGtgccagtacagaaaattcagatatctgctggtccggttcaggtccgtcCAGATGATCGatcctggacctaattgtctgtgaaaagtcgtaaatggacaatactcaaaacaatggtccactTCGCTACAAAAGAATCTGTTTGGAGGGGTATTCGACTCCGAAAATCCTATCTTAATGTGAACAACgatacttcgctcttgttactTTCTTGGACCGGTAAGCCAAAatacgtgaacgcctgccgatataCAGATTGTCTAATCTGTCCAAGATCCAGTCCAGTGATATTTTTTGGTCCGACTTTCTCAAGATTCCCTACTGCAGTTTGCAAGAGGTATTACGTATGGACATTTATTGCTAAGTCACACCCTTGTCTTTGACATGTAACGTATATTACAACAAGGACATACTTGTAAGGAGTTGTGCCAACTCAACATTGTTTATTGACAGTGTCCGTAAGGACACTTGTATGGCTCACGGGCATTTTTAGTCAGGGTTGACTAGTGTTTGCATAACTTTAACGGCTGACCTAGGCGGAGTGTGGACTTTGGCCATATATACACCTGACTACCCAGTGCGTGATGACGACATTTTCATCCTGACATACCCTAAATCAGGTGAGATGTCTGtacctcttcttcttcttcagtgcCCTCAATCTTAGAGAAGATTATTATGGCACTTTTGGGTGGGCGGTGCGGCCGGTGCGGGCTGCCTCTGAGCATAATCCATGTGCAATAATACTTATAAGAAAATCGTTGTCC
This genomic stretch from Branchiostoma floridae strain S238N-H82 chromosome 13, Bfl_VNyyK, whole genome shotgun sequence harbors:
- the LOC118429543 gene encoding amine sulfotransferase-like (The sequence of the model RefSeq protein was modified relative to this genomic sequence to represent the inferred CDS: added 210 bases not found in genome assembly); protein product: MMETVRKVMTAAGKITTPDEHSTQCFELYTPWIDKKPRHVLAMDSLSPRIIHSHLPRQLAPKMVANPQGEVKVIVVMRNPKDVVVSFYHFLKTTEKEFGSIGLKSLESWDAYAADFLEGKCLYGDFYDHALGWWRMKNDRHFLFLTYEDMKKDLRSMVGDVAAFLETSLDQATVDSIVESCTFNTLKAAWGSSDNAMKKHICRKGVIGDWKTMFTPEQNEAYDAKHKLRLEGTGLEFDFE